One Deltaproteobacteria bacterium DNA segment encodes these proteins:
- a CDS encoding mechanosensitive ion channel family protein, producing MDAIQKELGWLEAGKQWLMNEAPGFAVDLAVFLALLLIGWIIIGMIRRVLRAALVKTGKINEMLIAFTVSVTSKTLWVVVLMVALPRLGINVAPLIAGLGVSGFVLGFAFQESLSNLAAGVMIMVAQPFTVGDYIEGGGSAGKVTELNLLSTELLTPDNKRVTIPNRKIWGETITNYSAEENRRLDLVIGIGYGDDIGKALKVIGELVTASELVLAEPAPVFEVLALADSSVNLAVRPWVKTADYWPAHFALTRAIKEALDANGIEIPFPQRTIHQAAA from the coding sequence ATGGACGCGATCCAGAAGGAATTGGGCTGGCTCGAGGCCGGCAAGCAGTGGCTGATGAACGAGGCGCCGGGCTTCGCGGTGGACCTCGCGGTCTTCCTGGCCCTGCTGCTCATCGGGTGGATCATCATCGGCATGATCCGCCGGGTGCTGCGGGCGGCGCTGGTGAAGACCGGCAAGATCAACGAGATGCTCATCGCCTTCACGGTGAGCGTGACCTCGAAGACCCTCTGGGTCGTGGTGCTGATGGTGGCCCTGCCCCGGCTGGGCATCAACGTCGCGCCGCTGATCGCCGGCCTCGGGGTGAGCGGCTTCGTCCTGGGCTTCGCCTTCCAGGAGAGCCTCTCCAACCTCGCGGCGGGCGTGATGATCATGGTCGCCCAGCCCTTCACGGTGGGGGACTACATCGAGGGCGGCGGCAGCGCCGGCAAGGTGACCGAGCTGAACCTGCTCTCCACCGAGCTGCTCACGCCGGACAACAAGCGGGTGACGATCCCGAACCGGAAGATCTGGGGCGAGACCATCACCAACTACTCGGCGGAGGAGAATCGCCGCCTCGATCTGGTGATCGGCATCGGCTACGGCGACGACATCGGCAAGGCGCTGAAGGTCATCGGCGAGCTCGTCACGGCCTCCGAGCTGGTCCTCGCCGAGCCCGCGCCCGTCTTCGAGGTGCTGGCCCTGGCCGACTCCTCGGTGAACCTGGCGGTGCGCCCCTGGGTGAAGACCGCCGACTACTGGCCGGCGCACTTCGCGCTGACCCGCGCCATCAAGGAGGCGCTCGACGCGAACGGCATCGAGATCCCCTTCCCGCAGCGCACGATCCATCAAGCTGCCGCTTGA
- a CDS encoding VTT domain-containing protein, whose protein sequence is MIADGQSRRKTYLRLGGLLLFVAVVVVIGLSPKVRAQFEAENLRTIIEAAGAWGFLLYIVAFLVGLVLYIPGIVFVGVGVFAWGPWVGIALGYGTGVLGVTAHFSLLRLIGGSPLAAGAPGRRWYWVQRVLDDLEAHPVRSVAILRVIGFMSPPLNTALALTGLKARDHFLGTALGLVFPVIIAAGLFDWLFS, encoded by the coding sequence GTGATCGCGGACGGTCAGAGCCGCCGGAAGACCTACCTGCGCCTGGGGGGGCTGCTCCTCTTCGTGGCCGTCGTGGTGGTGATCGGCCTGAGCCCGAAGGTCCGCGCCCAGTTCGAGGCCGAGAACCTCCGGACCATCATCGAGGCCGCGGGGGCCTGGGGCTTCCTCCTCTACATCGTGGCCTTCCTCGTCGGGCTGGTCCTCTACATCCCGGGCATCGTCTTCGTCGGGGTGGGGGTCTTCGCCTGGGGACCCTGGGTCGGCATCGCCCTGGGCTACGGCACCGGGGTGCTGGGGGTGACCGCCCACTTCTCCCTCCTGCGCCTGATCGGCGGCAGCCCCCTGGCCGCCGGCGCCCCGGGGAGGCGCTGGTACTGGGTGCAGCGGGTCCTCGACGACCTCGAGGCCCACCCCGTCCGCAGCGTGGCGATCCTGCGGGTGATCGGCTTCATGTCCCCGCCCCTGAACACGGCCCTGGCCCTCACCGGCCTGAAGGCCCGCGACCACTTCCTCGGCACGGCCCTGGGCCTGGTCTTCCCGGTGATCATCGCCGCCGGTCTCTTCGACTGGCTCTTCAGCTGA